One region of Cheilinus undulatus linkage group 4, ASM1832078v1, whole genome shotgun sequence genomic DNA includes:
- the rbm47 gene encoding RNA-binding protein 47 isoform X1 — protein MTAEDPASSSAMSNNVAPSKPSKPSGASHHPLHGQINVPEGVAGAHNEAALVALMERTGYSMVQENGQRKYGPPPGWNAPSPPRGCEIFVGKIPRDVYEDELVPVFESVGRIYEMRLMMDFDGKNRGYAFVMYTEKHEAKRAVRELNNYEVRPGRLLGVCSSVDNCRLFIGGIPKTKKREEILEEVSKVTEGVLDVIVYASAADKMKNRGFAFVEYESHRAAAMARRKLMPGRIQLWGHQIAVDWAEPEIDVDEDVMETVKILYVRNLMMETSEETIRQVFSQWNPGCVERVKKIRDYAFVHFTSRDDAVLAMDHLNGTEVEGSCIEVTLAKPVDKEQYSRQKASKGATATPEATQQNYVYQCDPYTLAYYGYPYNTLIGPNRDYFVKGSPMIQNNAGTVRGRGRAAAGNRTPGPRGSYLGGYSAGRGIYSRYHEGKTKQPEKPYELMPSLELAASVNPVGIKPGTMALPTLSGQYPVFSAAPAAKLMEEGKVHTVEHLINPLAIQHPEHTTATAAAAATVLPAVSTPPPFQGRPITPVYAMAHNVQRIPAAGGLYGAGYVPIANYAANTAALAALQKNAAVAAAAYGGYTGYAVPQAFPATAFQLPIHDVYQTY, from the exons ATGACAGCTGAAGACCCAGCTTCTTCCTCAGCCATGAGCAATAACGTCGCCCCCTCCAAACCCTCCAAACCCTCTGGTGCCTCCCACCACCCTCTTCATGGACAGATCAACGTCCCTGAAGGCGTTGCAGGTGCTCACAATGAGGCTGCACTGGTGGCCCTGATGGAGCGAACCGGCTACAGTATGGTCCAGGAAAATGGTCAACGTAAATATGGCCCTCCTCCTGGCTGGAACGCTCCCTCTCCACCACGAGGGTGTGAAATCTTTGTGGGGAAGATCCCACGGGACGTTTATGAGGATGAGCTGGTCCCCGTGTTTGAGTCTGTGGGACGCATCTACGAGATGCGGCTAATGATGGACTTTGATGGGAAGAACAGAGGGTACGCATTTGTTATGTACACAGAAAAGCACGAGGCTAAGAGGGCAGTTCGTGAGCTCAACAACTATGAAGTACGGCCTGGGCGGCTGCTGGGGGTCTGCTCCTCTGTGGACAACTGCCGGCTTTTCATTGGTGGCATTCCCAAGACCAAAAAACGTGAGGAGATCCTTGAGGAGGTCTCCAAGGTGACGGAAGGGGTGCTAGACGTCATAGTTTATGCCAGTGCAGCTGACAAGATGAAGAATCGAGGCTTTGCCTTTGTAGAGTATGAGTCGCACCGTGCAGCTGCCATGGCTCGCAGGAAGTTGATGCCTGGACGCATTCAGCTTTGGGGCCACCAGATAGCTGTGGACTGGGCTGAACCAGAGATTGATGTGGATGAAGATGTTATGGAGACAGTTAAAATCCTGTATGTGAGGAATCTTATGATGGAGACCAGTGAGGAGACAATCAGACAG GTGTTCAGCCAGTGGAATCCCGGATGTGTTGAGCGTGTGAAGAAAATCCGGGATTATGCCTTCGTTCATTTTACCTCCCGGGATGATGCCGTTTTGGCCATGGACCACCTCAATGGCACAGAGGTGGAAGGATCCTGCATCGAGGTTACTCTTGCCAAGCCAGTTGACAAAGAGCAGTACTCCCGCCAGAAGGCCTCCAAGGGGGCCACGGCCACTCCAGAAGCTACTCAGCAGAACTACGTTTACCAGTGTGATCCCTACACATTGGCCTATTACGGTTATCCCTACAACACCCTCATTGGACCCAACAGGGACTACTTCGTCAAAG GATCCCCAATGATACAGAACAATG CAGGTACTGTGCGAGGCCGTGGTCGTGCAGCTGCAGGTAACCGTACCCCTGGACCACGGGGGTCTTACCTGGGGGGTTATTCTGCTGGTCGTGGCATCTACAGCCGCTACCATGAGGGCAAGACCAAGCAGCCTGAAAAGCCCTATGAGCTGATGCCCAGTCTGGAGCTCGCTGCCTCCGTCAACCCTGTTGGCATCAAACCTGGCACAA TGGCATTGCCGACTCTGAGTGGGCAGTACCCAGTGTTCAGTGCGGCTCCTGCAGCCAAACTGATGGAGGAGGGGAAGGTGCACACGGTAGAGCATCTTATTAACCCTTTGGCCATTCAGCACCCTGAACACActactgctactgctgctgctgccgccaCTGTCCTGCCTGCAGTCTCCACCCCTCCACCATTTCAG GGCCGTCCAATCACTCCTGTCTATGCCATGGCCCACAATGTACAGCGTATCCCTGCGGCTGGCGGTCTGTACGGAGCCGGATACGTCCCCATTGCAAACTACGCCGCCAACACAGCAGCGCTGGCCGCTTTGCAGAAGAACGCAGCGGTGGCGGCTGCAGCATACGGAGGATACACAGGCTATGCTGTGCCACAGGCCTTCCCAGCCACAGCCTTCCAGCTTCCCATCCATGACGTCTACCAGACGTATTGA
- the rbm47 gene encoding RNA-binding protein 47 isoform X2, with the protein MTAEDPASSSAMSNNVAPSKPSKPSGASHHPLHGQINVPEGVAGAHNEAALVALMERTGYSMVQENGQRKYGPPPGWNAPSPPRGCEIFVGKIPRDVYEDELVPVFESVGRIYEMRLMMDFDGKNRGYAFVMYTEKHEAKRAVRELNNYEVRPGRLLGVCSSVDNCRLFIGGIPKTKKREEILEEVSKVTEGVLDVIVYASAADKMKNRGFAFVEYESHRAAAMARRKLMPGRIQLWGHQIAVDWAEPEIDVDEDVMETVKILYVRNLMMETSEETIRQVFSQWNPGCVERVKKIRDYAFVHFTSRDDAVLAMDHLNGTEVEGSCIEVTLAKPVDKEQYSRQKASKGATATPEATQQNYVYQCDPYTLAYYGYPYNTLIGPNRDYFVKGSPMIQNNGTVRGRGRAAAGNRTPGPRGSYLGGYSAGRGIYSRYHEGKTKQPEKPYELMPSLELAASVNPVGIKPGTMALPTLSGQYPVFSAAPAAKLMEEGKVHTVEHLINPLAIQHPEHTTATAAAAATVLPAVSTPPPFQGRPITPVYAMAHNVQRIPAAGGLYGAGYVPIANYAANTAALAALQKNAAVAAAAYGGYTGYAVPQAFPATAFQLPIHDVYQTY; encoded by the exons ATGACAGCTGAAGACCCAGCTTCTTCCTCAGCCATGAGCAATAACGTCGCCCCCTCCAAACCCTCCAAACCCTCTGGTGCCTCCCACCACCCTCTTCATGGACAGATCAACGTCCCTGAAGGCGTTGCAGGTGCTCACAATGAGGCTGCACTGGTGGCCCTGATGGAGCGAACCGGCTACAGTATGGTCCAGGAAAATGGTCAACGTAAATATGGCCCTCCTCCTGGCTGGAACGCTCCCTCTCCACCACGAGGGTGTGAAATCTTTGTGGGGAAGATCCCACGGGACGTTTATGAGGATGAGCTGGTCCCCGTGTTTGAGTCTGTGGGACGCATCTACGAGATGCGGCTAATGATGGACTTTGATGGGAAGAACAGAGGGTACGCATTTGTTATGTACACAGAAAAGCACGAGGCTAAGAGGGCAGTTCGTGAGCTCAACAACTATGAAGTACGGCCTGGGCGGCTGCTGGGGGTCTGCTCCTCTGTGGACAACTGCCGGCTTTTCATTGGTGGCATTCCCAAGACCAAAAAACGTGAGGAGATCCTTGAGGAGGTCTCCAAGGTGACGGAAGGGGTGCTAGACGTCATAGTTTATGCCAGTGCAGCTGACAAGATGAAGAATCGAGGCTTTGCCTTTGTAGAGTATGAGTCGCACCGTGCAGCTGCCATGGCTCGCAGGAAGTTGATGCCTGGACGCATTCAGCTTTGGGGCCACCAGATAGCTGTGGACTGGGCTGAACCAGAGATTGATGTGGATGAAGATGTTATGGAGACAGTTAAAATCCTGTATGTGAGGAATCTTATGATGGAGACCAGTGAGGAGACAATCAGACAG GTGTTCAGCCAGTGGAATCCCGGATGTGTTGAGCGTGTGAAGAAAATCCGGGATTATGCCTTCGTTCATTTTACCTCCCGGGATGATGCCGTTTTGGCCATGGACCACCTCAATGGCACAGAGGTGGAAGGATCCTGCATCGAGGTTACTCTTGCCAAGCCAGTTGACAAAGAGCAGTACTCCCGCCAGAAGGCCTCCAAGGGGGCCACGGCCACTCCAGAAGCTACTCAGCAGAACTACGTTTACCAGTGTGATCCCTACACATTGGCCTATTACGGTTATCCCTACAACACCCTCATTGGACCCAACAGGGACTACTTCGTCAAAG GATCCCCAATGATACAGAACAATG GTACTGTGCGAGGCCGTGGTCGTGCAGCTGCAGGTAACCGTACCCCTGGACCACGGGGGTCTTACCTGGGGGGTTATTCTGCTGGTCGTGGCATCTACAGCCGCTACCATGAGGGCAAGACCAAGCAGCCTGAAAAGCCCTATGAGCTGATGCCCAGTCTGGAGCTCGCTGCCTCCGTCAACCCTGTTGGCATCAAACCTGGCACAA TGGCATTGCCGACTCTGAGTGGGCAGTACCCAGTGTTCAGTGCGGCTCCTGCAGCCAAACTGATGGAGGAGGGGAAGGTGCACACGGTAGAGCATCTTATTAACCCTTTGGCCATTCAGCACCCTGAACACActactgctactgctgctgctgccgccaCTGTCCTGCCTGCAGTCTCCACCCCTCCACCATTTCAG GGCCGTCCAATCACTCCTGTCTATGCCATGGCCCACAATGTACAGCGTATCCCTGCGGCTGGCGGTCTGTACGGAGCCGGATACGTCCCCATTGCAAACTACGCCGCCAACACAGCAGCGCTGGCCGCTTTGCAGAAGAACGCAGCGGTGGCGGCTGCAGCATACGGAGGATACACAGGCTATGCTGTGCCACAGGCCTTCCCAGCCACAGCCTTCCAGCTTCCCATCCATGACGTCTACCAGACGTATTGA
- the rbm47 gene encoding RNA-binding protein 47 isoform X5 produces MTAEDPASSSAMSNNVAPSKPSKPSGASHHPLHGQINVPEGVAGAHNEAALVALMERTGYSMVQENGQRKYGPPPGWNAPSPPRGCEIFVGKIPRDVYEDELVPVFESVGRIYEMRLMMDFDGKNRGYAFVMYTEKHEAKRAVRELNNYEVRPGRLLGVCSSVDNCRLFIGGIPKTKKREEILEEVSKVTEGVLDVIVYASAADKMKNRGFAFVEYESHRAAAMARRKLMPGRIQLWGHQIAVDWAEPEIDVDEDVMETVKILYVRNLMMETSEETIRQVFSQWNPGCVERVKKIRDYAFVHFTSRDDAVLAMDHLNGTEVEGSCIEVTLAKPVDKEQYSRQKASKGATATPEATQQNYVYQCDPYTLAYYGYPYNTLIGPNRDYFVKGSPMIQNNVALPTLSGQYPVFSAAPAAKLMEEGKVHTVEHLINPLAIQHPEHTTATAAAAATVLPAVSTPPPFQGRPITPVYAMAHNVQRIPAAGGLYGAGYVPIANYAANTAALAALQKNAAVAAAAYGGYTGYAVPQAFPATAFQLPIHDVYQTY; encoded by the exons ATGACAGCTGAAGACCCAGCTTCTTCCTCAGCCATGAGCAATAACGTCGCCCCCTCCAAACCCTCCAAACCCTCTGGTGCCTCCCACCACCCTCTTCATGGACAGATCAACGTCCCTGAAGGCGTTGCAGGTGCTCACAATGAGGCTGCACTGGTGGCCCTGATGGAGCGAACCGGCTACAGTATGGTCCAGGAAAATGGTCAACGTAAATATGGCCCTCCTCCTGGCTGGAACGCTCCCTCTCCACCACGAGGGTGTGAAATCTTTGTGGGGAAGATCCCACGGGACGTTTATGAGGATGAGCTGGTCCCCGTGTTTGAGTCTGTGGGACGCATCTACGAGATGCGGCTAATGATGGACTTTGATGGGAAGAACAGAGGGTACGCATTTGTTATGTACACAGAAAAGCACGAGGCTAAGAGGGCAGTTCGTGAGCTCAACAACTATGAAGTACGGCCTGGGCGGCTGCTGGGGGTCTGCTCCTCTGTGGACAACTGCCGGCTTTTCATTGGTGGCATTCCCAAGACCAAAAAACGTGAGGAGATCCTTGAGGAGGTCTCCAAGGTGACGGAAGGGGTGCTAGACGTCATAGTTTATGCCAGTGCAGCTGACAAGATGAAGAATCGAGGCTTTGCCTTTGTAGAGTATGAGTCGCACCGTGCAGCTGCCATGGCTCGCAGGAAGTTGATGCCTGGACGCATTCAGCTTTGGGGCCACCAGATAGCTGTGGACTGGGCTGAACCAGAGATTGATGTGGATGAAGATGTTATGGAGACAGTTAAAATCCTGTATGTGAGGAATCTTATGATGGAGACCAGTGAGGAGACAATCAGACAG GTGTTCAGCCAGTGGAATCCCGGATGTGTTGAGCGTGTGAAGAAAATCCGGGATTATGCCTTCGTTCATTTTACCTCCCGGGATGATGCCGTTTTGGCCATGGACCACCTCAATGGCACAGAGGTGGAAGGATCCTGCATCGAGGTTACTCTTGCCAAGCCAGTTGACAAAGAGCAGTACTCCCGCCAGAAGGCCTCCAAGGGGGCCACGGCCACTCCAGAAGCTACTCAGCAGAACTACGTTTACCAGTGTGATCCCTACACATTGGCCTATTACGGTTATCCCTACAACACCCTCATTGGACCCAACAGGGACTACTTCGTCAAAG GATCCCCAATGATACAGAACAATG TGGCATTGCCGACTCTGAGTGGGCAGTACCCAGTGTTCAGTGCGGCTCCTGCAGCCAAACTGATGGAGGAGGGGAAGGTGCACACGGTAGAGCATCTTATTAACCCTTTGGCCATTCAGCACCCTGAACACActactgctactgctgctgctgccgccaCTGTCCTGCCTGCAGTCTCCACCCCTCCACCATTTCAG GGCCGTCCAATCACTCCTGTCTATGCCATGGCCCACAATGTACAGCGTATCCCTGCGGCTGGCGGTCTGTACGGAGCCGGATACGTCCCCATTGCAAACTACGCCGCCAACACAGCAGCGCTGGCCGCTTTGCAGAAGAACGCAGCGGTGGCGGCTGCAGCATACGGAGGATACACAGGCTATGCTGTGCCACAGGCCTTCCCAGCCACAGCCTTCCAGCTTCCCATCCATGACGTCTACCAGACGTATTGA
- the rbm47 gene encoding RNA-binding protein 47 isoform X3 — protein MTAEDPASSSAMSNNVAPSKPSKPSGASHHPLHGQINVPEGVAGAHNEAALVALMERTGYSMVQENGQRKYGPPPGWNAPSPPRGCEIFVGKIPRDVYEDELVPVFESVGRIYEMRLMMDFDGKNRGYAFVMYTEKHEAKRAVRELNNYEVRPGRLLGVCSSVDNCRLFIGGIPKTKKREEILEEVSKVTEGVLDVIVYASAADKMKNRGFAFVEYESHRAAAMARRKLMPGRIQLWGHQIAVDWAEPEIDVDEDVMETVKILYVRNLMMETSEETIRQVFSQWNPGCVERVKKIRDYAFVHFTSRDDAVLAMDHLNGTEVEGSCIEVTLAKPVDKEQYSRQKASKGATATPEATQQNYVYQCDPYTLAYYGYPYNTLIGPNRDYFVKAGTVRGRGRAAAGNRTPGPRGSYLGGYSAGRGIYSRYHEGKTKQPEKPYELMPSLELAASVNPVGIKPGTMALPTLSGQYPVFSAAPAAKLMEEGKVHTVEHLINPLAIQHPEHTTATAAAAATVLPAVSTPPPFQGRPITPVYAMAHNVQRIPAAGGLYGAGYVPIANYAANTAALAALQKNAAVAAAAYGGYTGYAVPQAFPATAFQLPIHDVYQTY, from the exons ATGACAGCTGAAGACCCAGCTTCTTCCTCAGCCATGAGCAATAACGTCGCCCCCTCCAAACCCTCCAAACCCTCTGGTGCCTCCCACCACCCTCTTCATGGACAGATCAACGTCCCTGAAGGCGTTGCAGGTGCTCACAATGAGGCTGCACTGGTGGCCCTGATGGAGCGAACCGGCTACAGTATGGTCCAGGAAAATGGTCAACGTAAATATGGCCCTCCTCCTGGCTGGAACGCTCCCTCTCCACCACGAGGGTGTGAAATCTTTGTGGGGAAGATCCCACGGGACGTTTATGAGGATGAGCTGGTCCCCGTGTTTGAGTCTGTGGGACGCATCTACGAGATGCGGCTAATGATGGACTTTGATGGGAAGAACAGAGGGTACGCATTTGTTATGTACACAGAAAAGCACGAGGCTAAGAGGGCAGTTCGTGAGCTCAACAACTATGAAGTACGGCCTGGGCGGCTGCTGGGGGTCTGCTCCTCTGTGGACAACTGCCGGCTTTTCATTGGTGGCATTCCCAAGACCAAAAAACGTGAGGAGATCCTTGAGGAGGTCTCCAAGGTGACGGAAGGGGTGCTAGACGTCATAGTTTATGCCAGTGCAGCTGACAAGATGAAGAATCGAGGCTTTGCCTTTGTAGAGTATGAGTCGCACCGTGCAGCTGCCATGGCTCGCAGGAAGTTGATGCCTGGACGCATTCAGCTTTGGGGCCACCAGATAGCTGTGGACTGGGCTGAACCAGAGATTGATGTGGATGAAGATGTTATGGAGACAGTTAAAATCCTGTATGTGAGGAATCTTATGATGGAGACCAGTGAGGAGACAATCAGACAG GTGTTCAGCCAGTGGAATCCCGGATGTGTTGAGCGTGTGAAGAAAATCCGGGATTATGCCTTCGTTCATTTTACCTCCCGGGATGATGCCGTTTTGGCCATGGACCACCTCAATGGCACAGAGGTGGAAGGATCCTGCATCGAGGTTACTCTTGCCAAGCCAGTTGACAAAGAGCAGTACTCCCGCCAGAAGGCCTCCAAGGGGGCCACGGCCACTCCAGAAGCTACTCAGCAGAACTACGTTTACCAGTGTGATCCCTACACATTGGCCTATTACGGTTATCCCTACAACACCCTCATTGGACCCAACAGGGACTACTTCGTCAAAG CAGGTACTGTGCGAGGCCGTGGTCGTGCAGCTGCAGGTAACCGTACCCCTGGACCACGGGGGTCTTACCTGGGGGGTTATTCTGCTGGTCGTGGCATCTACAGCCGCTACCATGAGGGCAAGACCAAGCAGCCTGAAAAGCCCTATGAGCTGATGCCCAGTCTGGAGCTCGCTGCCTCCGTCAACCCTGTTGGCATCAAACCTGGCACAA TGGCATTGCCGACTCTGAGTGGGCAGTACCCAGTGTTCAGTGCGGCTCCTGCAGCCAAACTGATGGAGGAGGGGAAGGTGCACACGGTAGAGCATCTTATTAACCCTTTGGCCATTCAGCACCCTGAACACActactgctactgctgctgctgccgccaCTGTCCTGCCTGCAGTCTCCACCCCTCCACCATTTCAG GGCCGTCCAATCACTCCTGTCTATGCCATGGCCCACAATGTACAGCGTATCCCTGCGGCTGGCGGTCTGTACGGAGCCGGATACGTCCCCATTGCAAACTACGCCGCCAACACAGCAGCGCTGGCCGCTTTGCAGAAGAACGCAGCGGTGGCGGCTGCAGCATACGGAGGATACACAGGCTATGCTGTGCCACAGGCCTTCCCAGCCACAGCCTTCCAGCTTCCCATCCATGACGTCTACCAGACGTATTGA
- the rbm47 gene encoding RNA-binding protein 47 isoform X4 — MTAEDPASSSAMSNNVAPSKPSKPSGASHHPLHGQINVPEGVAGAHNEAALVALMERTGYSMVQENGQRKYGPPPGWNAPSPPRGCEIFVGKIPRDVYEDELVPVFESVGRIYEMRLMMDFDGKNRGYAFVMYTEKHEAKRAVRELNNYEVRPGRLLGVCSSVDNCRLFIGGIPKTKKREEILEEVSKVTEGVLDVIVYASAADKMKNRGFAFVEYESHRAAAMARRKLMPGRIQLWGHQIAVDWAEPEIDVDEDVMETVKILYVRNLMMETSEETIRQVFSQWNPGCVERVKKIRDYAFVHFTSRDDAVLAMDHLNGTEVEGSCIEVTLAKPVDKEQYSRQKASKGATATPEATQQNYVYQCDPYTLAYYGYPYNTLIGPNRDYFVKGTVRGRGRAAAGNRTPGPRGSYLGGYSAGRGIYSRYHEGKTKQPEKPYELMPSLELAASVNPVGIKPGTMALPTLSGQYPVFSAAPAAKLMEEGKVHTVEHLINPLAIQHPEHTTATAAAAATVLPAVSTPPPFQGRPITPVYAMAHNVQRIPAAGGLYGAGYVPIANYAANTAALAALQKNAAVAAAAYGGYTGYAVPQAFPATAFQLPIHDVYQTY; from the exons ATGACAGCTGAAGACCCAGCTTCTTCCTCAGCCATGAGCAATAACGTCGCCCCCTCCAAACCCTCCAAACCCTCTGGTGCCTCCCACCACCCTCTTCATGGACAGATCAACGTCCCTGAAGGCGTTGCAGGTGCTCACAATGAGGCTGCACTGGTGGCCCTGATGGAGCGAACCGGCTACAGTATGGTCCAGGAAAATGGTCAACGTAAATATGGCCCTCCTCCTGGCTGGAACGCTCCCTCTCCACCACGAGGGTGTGAAATCTTTGTGGGGAAGATCCCACGGGACGTTTATGAGGATGAGCTGGTCCCCGTGTTTGAGTCTGTGGGACGCATCTACGAGATGCGGCTAATGATGGACTTTGATGGGAAGAACAGAGGGTACGCATTTGTTATGTACACAGAAAAGCACGAGGCTAAGAGGGCAGTTCGTGAGCTCAACAACTATGAAGTACGGCCTGGGCGGCTGCTGGGGGTCTGCTCCTCTGTGGACAACTGCCGGCTTTTCATTGGTGGCATTCCCAAGACCAAAAAACGTGAGGAGATCCTTGAGGAGGTCTCCAAGGTGACGGAAGGGGTGCTAGACGTCATAGTTTATGCCAGTGCAGCTGACAAGATGAAGAATCGAGGCTTTGCCTTTGTAGAGTATGAGTCGCACCGTGCAGCTGCCATGGCTCGCAGGAAGTTGATGCCTGGACGCATTCAGCTTTGGGGCCACCAGATAGCTGTGGACTGGGCTGAACCAGAGATTGATGTGGATGAAGATGTTATGGAGACAGTTAAAATCCTGTATGTGAGGAATCTTATGATGGAGACCAGTGAGGAGACAATCAGACAG GTGTTCAGCCAGTGGAATCCCGGATGTGTTGAGCGTGTGAAGAAAATCCGGGATTATGCCTTCGTTCATTTTACCTCCCGGGATGATGCCGTTTTGGCCATGGACCACCTCAATGGCACAGAGGTGGAAGGATCCTGCATCGAGGTTACTCTTGCCAAGCCAGTTGACAAAGAGCAGTACTCCCGCCAGAAGGCCTCCAAGGGGGCCACGGCCACTCCAGAAGCTACTCAGCAGAACTACGTTTACCAGTGTGATCCCTACACATTGGCCTATTACGGTTATCCCTACAACACCCTCATTGGACCCAACAGGGACTACTTCGTCAAAG GTACTGTGCGAGGCCGTGGTCGTGCAGCTGCAGGTAACCGTACCCCTGGACCACGGGGGTCTTACCTGGGGGGTTATTCTGCTGGTCGTGGCATCTACAGCCGCTACCATGAGGGCAAGACCAAGCAGCCTGAAAAGCCCTATGAGCTGATGCCCAGTCTGGAGCTCGCTGCCTCCGTCAACCCTGTTGGCATCAAACCTGGCACAA TGGCATTGCCGACTCTGAGTGGGCAGTACCCAGTGTTCAGTGCGGCTCCTGCAGCCAAACTGATGGAGGAGGGGAAGGTGCACACGGTAGAGCATCTTATTAACCCTTTGGCCATTCAGCACCCTGAACACActactgctactgctgctgctgccgccaCTGTCCTGCCTGCAGTCTCCACCCCTCCACCATTTCAG GGCCGTCCAATCACTCCTGTCTATGCCATGGCCCACAATGTACAGCGTATCCCTGCGGCTGGCGGTCTGTACGGAGCCGGATACGTCCCCATTGCAAACTACGCCGCCAACACAGCAGCGCTGGCCGCTTTGCAGAAGAACGCAGCGGTGGCGGCTGCAGCATACGGAGGATACACAGGCTATGCTGTGCCACAGGCCTTCCCAGCCACAGCCTTCCAGCTTCCCATCCATGACGTCTACCAGACGTATTGA
- the rbm47 gene encoding RNA-binding protein 47 isoform X6 — protein MTAEDPASSSAMSNNVAPSKPSKPSGASHHPLHGQINVPEGVAGAHNEAALVALMERTGYSMVQENGQRKYGPPPGWNAPSPPRGCEIFVGKIPRDVYEDELVPVFESVGRIYEMRLMMDFDGKNRGYAFVMYTEKHEAKRAVRELNNYEVRPGRLLGVCSSVDNCRLFIGGIPKTKKREEILEEVSKVTEGVLDVIVYASAADKMKNRGFAFVEYESHRAAAMARRKLMPGRIQLWGHQIAVDWAEPEIDVDEDVMETVKILYVRNLMMETSEETIRQVFSQWNPGCVERVKKIRDYAFVHFTSRDDAVLAMDHLNGTEVEGSCIEVTLAKPVDKEQYSRQKASKGATATPEATQQNYVYQCDPYTLAYYGYPYNTLIGPNRDYFVKVALPTLSGQYPVFSAAPAAKLMEEGKVHTVEHLINPLAIQHPEHTTATAAAAATVLPAVSTPPPFQGRPITPVYAMAHNVQRIPAAGGLYGAGYVPIANYAANTAALAALQKNAAVAAAAYGGYTGYAVPQAFPATAFQLPIHDVYQTY, from the exons ATGACAGCTGAAGACCCAGCTTCTTCCTCAGCCATGAGCAATAACGTCGCCCCCTCCAAACCCTCCAAACCCTCTGGTGCCTCCCACCACCCTCTTCATGGACAGATCAACGTCCCTGAAGGCGTTGCAGGTGCTCACAATGAGGCTGCACTGGTGGCCCTGATGGAGCGAACCGGCTACAGTATGGTCCAGGAAAATGGTCAACGTAAATATGGCCCTCCTCCTGGCTGGAACGCTCCCTCTCCACCACGAGGGTGTGAAATCTTTGTGGGGAAGATCCCACGGGACGTTTATGAGGATGAGCTGGTCCCCGTGTTTGAGTCTGTGGGACGCATCTACGAGATGCGGCTAATGATGGACTTTGATGGGAAGAACAGAGGGTACGCATTTGTTATGTACACAGAAAAGCACGAGGCTAAGAGGGCAGTTCGTGAGCTCAACAACTATGAAGTACGGCCTGGGCGGCTGCTGGGGGTCTGCTCCTCTGTGGACAACTGCCGGCTTTTCATTGGTGGCATTCCCAAGACCAAAAAACGTGAGGAGATCCTTGAGGAGGTCTCCAAGGTGACGGAAGGGGTGCTAGACGTCATAGTTTATGCCAGTGCAGCTGACAAGATGAAGAATCGAGGCTTTGCCTTTGTAGAGTATGAGTCGCACCGTGCAGCTGCCATGGCTCGCAGGAAGTTGATGCCTGGACGCATTCAGCTTTGGGGCCACCAGATAGCTGTGGACTGGGCTGAACCAGAGATTGATGTGGATGAAGATGTTATGGAGACAGTTAAAATCCTGTATGTGAGGAATCTTATGATGGAGACCAGTGAGGAGACAATCAGACAG GTGTTCAGCCAGTGGAATCCCGGATGTGTTGAGCGTGTGAAGAAAATCCGGGATTATGCCTTCGTTCATTTTACCTCCCGGGATGATGCCGTTTTGGCCATGGACCACCTCAATGGCACAGAGGTGGAAGGATCCTGCATCGAGGTTACTCTTGCCAAGCCAGTTGACAAAGAGCAGTACTCCCGCCAGAAGGCCTCCAAGGGGGCCACGGCCACTCCAGAAGCTACTCAGCAGAACTACGTTTACCAGTGTGATCCCTACACATTGGCCTATTACGGTTATCCCTACAACACCCTCATTGGACCCAACAGGGACTACTTCGTCAAAG TGGCATTGCCGACTCTGAGTGGGCAGTACCCAGTGTTCAGTGCGGCTCCTGCAGCCAAACTGATGGAGGAGGGGAAGGTGCACACGGTAGAGCATCTTATTAACCCTTTGGCCATTCAGCACCCTGAACACActactgctactgctgctgctgccgccaCTGTCCTGCCTGCAGTCTCCACCCCTCCACCATTTCAG GGCCGTCCAATCACTCCTGTCTATGCCATGGCCCACAATGTACAGCGTATCCCTGCGGCTGGCGGTCTGTACGGAGCCGGATACGTCCCCATTGCAAACTACGCCGCCAACACAGCAGCGCTGGCCGCTTTGCAGAAGAACGCAGCGGTGGCGGCTGCAGCATACGGAGGATACACAGGCTATGCTGTGCCACAGGCCTTCCCAGCCACAGCCTTCCAGCTTCCCATCCATGACGTCTACCAGACGTATTGA